The Chloroflexota bacterium DNA segment GATGAACAGCAACCCTTGGAGATTGTTGCCTTCCAGGAATGTGAGGATGGGGAGCGCGACCCCCGCCACGGTGAACGCCAGGTTGAAGTCGGGGATGAAGAAGCGGGCCACCAGGAACACGGCCCCCGCGCCCAGCACCGAGTAGGGCCACATCTGCAAGAGGAAACCCGCCGCGGCTGCCAGGCCCTTGCCCCCGCGCCATCCAAGCCACACGGGGAACCCATGCCCGAACATGACAGCGAACCCCGTCAGGTAGAGCGCCATGTCGCTGGAGCCGAAGCGCCGCGCAACCCAATAGGCTGCCGCACCCTTGGCCGCATCCAGGAACAGCACCAGGAACCCAGGCCCGCGCCCCACGACGTACATCACGTTGCGCGACCCTACGTTCCCCTCGCCTTCGTAGCGAATGTCCTTGCCGGTGAGGGCGCGCGTAACCAGGTAGGCGAACGGGATGGAGCCGAGGAGATAGCCCGCGGCGATGACCAGGAGATCCGTCCACATGATTCCGTCCCTCCGCTGATGAGTTAGGCCTGGCGGCTGAGGCTTTCACTATAGCAACACCGCGGAATAGGGCAAGTTGCGCCTGGGTGAGATCGCGCTGGCCCCGCGCAACCCGCCAGGCTGCTGCGGGGATTCGCGTCTAGGTTTTCTCCAACTCGCGGATCACATCGGCGGCGATCCAGCGCGCGGGTTTGGCGTCCATCTGGCCGATCTCGCGGGCGGTGTCCAGGGCGGCGCGGCGCAGGTTGGCGTTGCGCTTGCCCACCTGCCGCAAAGCCCATGAGGCCGCTTTCTTGACGAAGTTGCGGCCGTCGG contains these protein-coding regions:
- a CDS encoding glycerol-3-phosphate acyltransferase, with protein sequence MWTDLLVIAAGYLLGSIPFAYLVTRALTGKDIRYEGEGNVGSRNVMYVVGRGPGFLVLFLDAAKGAAAYWVARRFGSSDMALYLTGFAVMFGHGFPVWLGWRGGKGLAAAAGFLLQMWPYSVLGAGAVFLVARFFIPDFNLAFTVAGVALPILTFLEGNNLQGLLFIVLFLGIAGLKKVIDLPHERAIRAKSGWIEGLDHVREQRDQHARRGG